The following nucleotide sequence is from Cellvibrio sp. PSBB006.
GGGCAGCGCCTTTTTTAATGTTTGGCTCAATTTCTTCTTTATACAAACGAGACTGGAATTCATCCGGAGTCAGAATCATAACCAGATCTGCTGATGCCACAGCAGATGGCACGTCAGTAACCTTCAAACCATGCGCTTCTGCTTTCTTGACCGTTGCAGAGCCTGGACGCAAACCAACGACCACGTCAACGCCTGAATCTTTCAGGTTGCATGCGTGTGCATGTCCTTGCGAACCGTAACCGATAATGGCTACTTTTTTGGATTGAATGATAGAAAGATCACAATCTTTATCGTAATAAACGTGCATGACTGACTCCTGAATGACATTAGCACCTGAGATTGCCACGCTCATCCAAAGATGTCGTAGCGCTAAAAAGGCCGCTAGTGTAGAAAATTTCTCTTATGGCGTAAAATGATATATTCGCAACCTAATGATGCAATAGCTGCAATACTATGGATATCACCAAACTCAAGCTCTTTTGCACCCTCGCCAATACCCTCCACTTCGGCCGGGCGGCGGCAGCATGCCATGTCAGCCCTTCGACGGTCAGTCGGAGTATTAAACAATTGGAGGAGGATTTAGGGACAAGCCTGTTTGAGCGCGACAATCGCTCAGTCGTCTTAACCCATGAAGGGCAAAGCTTTCTGTTTTTCGCGCGGGAGGTTTTACAGCAATGGGACACTTACCAGGAATCACTGCTGGCCCATGCGGATCAATTGCGCGGGCAATTAAGCATTTATTGCTCCGTCACCGCCAGTTACAGCTTCTTATTCGACATTCTGACCGAGTTCCGTGTAAGCCATCCGGGCATCGCCATTAAATTACATACTGGCGATCCGGCCCAATCCATCGAGCGGGTATTGGCGGGCAATGAGGATATTGCGATTGCCGCCAAGCCGGAAAAACTGCCGGCCGGTATCAGCTTTAAATTGATCGCGCGCTCTCCCCTCATTTTTATTGCGCCGCGCGATGATGAAACCTGGCAGCCACCCGCCGCCTCCGCCCAGCATTTTTGGCAGAGGATTCCAATGATCATCTCCGAAGAAGGCCTTGCTCGCGAGCGCCTTGATTCATGGTTTGCCGAACAACAGATCCGCCCCAACA
It contains:
- the ilvY gene encoding HTH-type transcriptional activator IlvY, translating into MDITKLKLFCTLANTLHFGRAAAACHVSPSTVSRSIKQLEEDLGTSLFERDNRSVVLTHEGQSFLFFAREVLQQWDTYQESLLAHADQLRGQLSIYCSVTASYSFLFDILTEFRVSHPGIAIKLHTGDPAQSIERVLAGNEDIAIAAKPEKLPAGISFKLIARSPLIFIAPRDDETWQPPAASAQHFWQRIPMIISEEGLARERLDSWFAEQQIRPNIYAEVKGNEAIVSMVSLGFGVGVLPKIVLDNSPLADRVQPLHHQPDLGPYDLGICVMEKRLKSPIISAFWQQLPIEDLTPKE